The DNA segment CCGATGTTGAAAGCGGCTGCGTTAGGTGTGGCAATCCATGCCAAACCAGTGGTACGCGAACAAGCTCAGGTGGCGATCCGTCATCTTAATTTGGAAGCGGTGATCTGTTTGTTACAAGCGGGTGATTTGATCGCGCGGGCTTGATCTCAATATCAAAGAAAACCGGCATATAAATGCCGGTTTCTTGTTTAGTGTTTAATATCCAAGCGCTGTAATGTGGCTTCGGTAGTATCAATGACATCGCAGACACCCACCACACTCCAAAGTGCCTCTTCCAATTGTTTTGCCTTATGAATGGCGTATTTGGCGATGTAATGTAGCTCTTTGGCCAGATATTCCATGTCTGGACGCCCGGTGCGAGAAATATGCAATTGCACGGAATAAAACTCACCCAGTGCTAATGCTCGGTTCACAAAATCTTTCCGTTCACTGGTATTCAGAAAATCATCACTCAAGCGGATCAAATCTTGTTGTTTACCTTGTTGCAGTTGTTTATGCAGGATATACAACTCAACGGCTTGTGGTCGATCTTCGCGACGAGCTTGATGCAGCGGAATAATAAGTGCTTGTTTTAATATATCGCCTTTCAGTAAGGGAGATAAATCTGCTTTAGTCCGCTCGACATTGAGCAATAAATTATCGAGGGAATGCGGGGTTTGTCCGATACCTAAAATGCCGAGTTTACTGGCGTAATGCCGATCAACATACAGTGCATAGTTAAACTGATAGTTTACGAATAAATTGCGCAAACTATTGGCCATGCCACGATAGTGGCGCTGCTCTTTCGTCATGGTCAGTTTTTTCTGATTCTGTTCAATCAGCATCTGGAAAAACTCGCGGCCAATATGGGTGTTTTCATTTCCTTCAATGGTTAAATGCAACACCGTGCGGGTGTTGTTGATATTTACAATCCGGTATTTGAGATCAGACAGATCCATCTTTTTAATCAGCCCTTGCATTTTCGGCAAACTGAGTTGGATCACATCGCCAATTTTACAAGGTAAGGCGGCTTCCAGCTCAACTTGTAACCCCAGCGTGGAGATATCACGCGTCCAGCCAATCAGCGCCTGTTCACCCAATTTCACAACAGTTGGCGTTTTGTGCATATAACGCGGCTCACGTCGTAACTGTGCGTAGTACAGTAATTCTATCTGAAAGGGTGTTGCATCTAATTGATGGCCAAAACACTGCAACAGGTTGGCATCATTCTGCGTTGGCTGCCAAGACTGGAAGTCTTCCAGATGATTATCCATATTGATGGGCGTTAGTTGGCCGATATAACGAAACTGTTGCAGCTGATGCGCGAGCCCATTCCGGTATTGTTCCATACTGATGTTATTATCGATCAACTTATCCAGATCGAGTTGCGGATCGACGGCTTGTATCGTCAGGTTATAAACGCGCCAACTGTTGCGTTTACTTCCGACCGAGAAAAACAGGGCTTTTAAACCTTTTTCCTTCAATTCCTCTTCGGTGGCAGAGAAAAAATAAATATGGCTACGAATGGTATGTGCAAAGCAATATATCAAAATACTCTTTTGCTTAGCGTGCTGAGCTAATAAACGCTCCATTCGTGCAGGCTGAAATAATCCAGCCAATTGATCGCTGTTGCGTTCGTTTCGCCAATATTCCAATTCCTGCTGGTTGTTTTCTGTCTTTAATGCATATTCCAGTTTGATCTCTTTATCATGCGAAAAAAACAGCGGGAGTCCGGTTAGACGAGGCAGATAAAATTGCTCAAAACCTTTAATTTCCGTGGCAGTAAACGCAAAATCGATACTTACCCGATAGCGGGTTTTATTTTGCTGAATGAAATTGCGTAAATACTCTTTGAATTCCGGGCGAGGATCTTCACAACTCAGACGTAACCAACTTTGTTGTTCATGGTGCTCTTCACCTCGGATCTGGTAACGTGCCGGAGAGAATATAATTTCTTCTGGTTGTTCTTTCTGTAAGCCAGAAAACAAGATCTGGCAACTTTGCCCCAGCTCATAAGAGCTCGGCTCAAGTAATACAATTCGGATCCCGTTAACCGACAGGTTTGAGGTTTTTGCTTTAATTGTTTGTCCATTGGCTAATAGCAGCGTAACGGGCGATGAATAATGGATCCGCTCTTCTCGTCCTTGGTGGTAACTGCCAAATTCCAGCGTCCGGATCTGTAACCGACTCGTGGTCGTTGCCTGTTTGGCTTCATTAGCTTGATTGTGCTGTGGTTTCGCATTGGCGATGACGGTTTCATAGACACCGGTGGTATATCGCTGCTGATAGCGTTCTAGTGCTTGCTGAAAGATTTTATTGTCATGTTCTCCCAGATAATGCTGAATACCAGCATGTTGCACCATCTGACAGGGATAACCTTTACTGCGCATGTCCATAATACGAATGCACGGCGACCAGAGTCGGTTTAATTCCATTTTCAATAAAAAACGCGCGCTCTTACTTTCACCTTCTGTCAGGCGGTTAAACAGCGTGTCAAAATCTGGTTCAACAAACAGGGGTTGTAACTGTTCTAATATCGCAGATGCCAGTGGCGATTCCATGAACTGCTCACTCCTGAGCTGATTATTGTTATCATTAATATCCCATATCGACATAATAGCCAATTTCTTGAAAAGGATCTGTGATGGCAAAAAGTAAAGTAGCCTACGTCTGCAATGAATGTGGTGCAGAATCTGCTCGTTGGCAAGGTCAGTGCAGTGAATGTAAGGCATGGAACACCATCACAGAAATCCGCCTGGGGCCGTCAGCGACCACCAATAAAATGCAACGCACTGGGTATGCCGGTGAGCTGACGAGCAAAGTGCAGACGCTAGCAGAGGTTTCATTGGCTGAATTGCCGCGCATCAGCTCGGGTTACAAAGAGCTGGATCGGGTGCTGGGCGGCGGAATTGTGCCGGGGTCAGCCATGTTGATTGGCGGGCATCCCGGCGCAGGGAAAAGCACCTTGCTGCTGCAGACCATGTGTTCATTAGCCGATCGTATGCCTGTGCTGTATGTGACTGGCGAAGAGTCACTGCAACAGGTCGCTATGCGGGCTCATCGACTGGGGTTACCGAACGATAAATTACGCATGCTGGCAGAGACCAGTGTGGAGCAGATTTGCCATCTGGCGTTGCAGGAAAAGCCGGCAGTGATGGTTATCGACTCGATTCAGGTGATGCATGTTGCGGATGTTACTTCCTCGCCAGGTTCAGTTTCTCAGGTGCGTGAAAGCGCCGCGCATCTGACCCGATTTGCCAAACAGCATCAAGTGGCTATTTTTATGGTCGGGCATGTCACGAAAGATGGTGCCTTGGCCGGGCCGAAAGTACTGGAGCATTGTGTCGATTGTTCGGTGTTGCTGGAGGGTGATGCCGACTCGCGTTATCGAACCTTACGTTGCCAGAAAAACCGCTTTGGCGCGATCAATGAACTTGGTGTATTTGCCATGACCTCGCAAGGCATGAAAGAGGTGAGTAACCCGTCAGCTATTTTCCTCAATCGGGGCGAAGCGGAAAGTGCCGGTTCGGTAGTGATGGTCATTTGGGAGGGCACTCGACCTTTGCTGGTGGAGTTACAGGCATTGGTCGATTATTCACAATTGGCCAACCCGCGTCGTCTGGCTGTCGGTGCGGAACACAATCGGTTGGCGATGTTATTGGCGGTTATGCATCGGCATGGTGGTATTCAGATGTCCGATCAGGATGTGTTCATCAACGTCGTTGGTGGCGTAAAAGTCGAAGAAACCAGTGCCGATCTGGCATTGATTGCGGCCATGGTCTCGAGTTTCCGCGATAACCCATTGCCTAAAGATTTGATCATTTTCGGTGAAGTTGGTTTATCTGGCGAGATCCGCCCGGTGCCATCCGGGCAGGAGCGTTTGCAAGAAGCGGCAAAACATGGTTTCCGTCAGGCGATCATTCCGAAGGCCAATATGCCAAAGCATGAAATCACCGGCATGAAAATAATGCCAGTGACCTGTTTGCAAGAAGCAATTGAATTACTCTGAATCGGAAGGATGGGTGCGCTCATGCTCCTGATGATCTTCCAGCAAATGAGCAAATTCTCGCAATAATAACTCCGTGTCGCCGGCATTCAGTTCAATGAGCCGGCGCAGATGGGAGGCACTATCAATATCGATATGATGGCAATAGACACCGAGCTTTTTACTGTCCAAATGCGTTGGTTCGACTTCCATATTGATTTGGATCTCTGAATCCGCCAACGAGAAAGACAGGGTAAATAAACCGGTGTTTTGGTCAGTCCACTGTTTAGGGCGAGCCAGTAAAGCACCCTGTAACGACAGATCCAATAAGGTTGTCGACCAAATCTGCTCTCCTTGCTGGAGTCGAGCTGGTGTTGAATATACTGCCCGAAAAAAGCGACGCCGTTCAATCATACTCTGTCGGTCCCCATGACTGCCAAATAGCTTAGATGGAATGTAACATGCCACTCGAGTGAAATCAGGCTGTTGTTGCCGATTTCTCAGATGACTCAGTGTTACCTAATACATTCAATACCAATACTAACCGGTCTTCTAATTTAAAACGTTCTTCTAATGCCAAACCTAACTGGCTGAGATCCGTTTCCAGCTCTGGCATTTCGTCATCTTTGATATCGCCATAGCGTTCGTTGAAATCCAGAATAGATTCTGTTGTATCTTGAATGCGATCAATTAAGCGATTAGTGAGTGATAAATGTTTATCTTTTGTCTGCTCATACGCTTGGATCAGAATTTCATAAATCTCAAAATGCCCGGCAGATACATAATCAACCAAATGGTCACAAAAATCAGATAACGCCTGATTAGTGGGTTGTACCTTGCGGTAAGGTGGCATAAGCCCAGCTAACTGCATGTATTCAACTAACAAGTTACGGCGCACATCCAGCCATGAATCTATAGCAGGGTGTTTTCCGGCGACTTGTTGGCGTATTTTATCAAGAGTAACCAGCATGTTACCTCCTTGGTTTACAATCTAAAGTATTTATTCTTCTCTAAACTCATTGTGCGGCCTTTGTTATAAATGACCCACCATTGAAGTTAACAACTGTTAACCATGTCTCTTTTCCGGTTATGTCTCGTCTATGCTTTAAACAGTTTATTGATTGTTAGCAGCATGTTAACCATCAGAATGTTAGAATTGTCGGATATTGACTAACCAGAACAGATAAATGATTAAGATAGAAAATGATCGTTACCTGAGAGCGCTATTGCGTCAGCCCGTTGATCGCACCCCCGTTTGGTTAATGCGTCAGGCTGGTCGTTATCTGCCGGAATATCGTGCACTACGTGCCGAGGCCGGGGATTTTATGGCGTTGTGCCAAACTCCAGAGCTCGCTTGTGAAGTAACGTTGCAACCGTTACGTCGTTATGCACTTGATGCCGCTATTCTGTTTTCCGACATTTTGACTATCCCTGATGCCATGGGGTTAGGGTTGACCTTTGGTGCTGGTGAAGGGCCTAAATTTGCCAACACGATACAGCACCAACGCGACGTGGATGCATTGCCGTTGCCTGATCCGGAAGGTGAGTTGCGTTATGTCATGGATGCAGTCCGCACCATCAAAAAGGCGCTGGCACAACAAGTTCCGTTGATTGGTTTTTCTGGCAGCCCATGGACACTCGCTACCTATATGGTGGAGGGCGGCAGCAGCAAACAATTTTCGCGTATTAAACAGATGATGTATCGGGAGCCACATTTACTGCATGGTTTACTCAGTAAATTAGCTACCAGTGTGACGCAATATCTTAATGCACAGATTGCGGCGGGCGCGGATGCCTTGATGATTTTTGATACTTGGGGCGGCGTATTATCTCATCAGGATTATCGTGATTTTTCACTGCAATATATGACACAGATCGTGCAGGGGCTTCATCGTCACTATGAAGGTCGAACTATTCCAGTGACATTATTCACGAAAGGTGGCGGTCAATGGTTGGAAGCCATTGCAGCATCGGGGTGTGACGCCATTGGCTTGGATTGGACGACCGATATTGCTGTTGCCCGGCAACGAGTCGGAGACAAAGTCGCCCTGCAAGGCAACATGGATCCGGCGGTGTTATACGGTGATGATGCATTGGTGAAAGCAAAGGTGCAGGATATCTTAGGCCGGTATGGGCATGGTTCTGGGCATATCTTTAATCTTGGGCACGGTATTACACCAGATATTGATCCTGAGCGGGTCAGTACCTTTGTCGATGCGGTGCATCAATTTTCAGAAACCTATCATCAGGCATAAAAAGAAGACCGGCTATTTAGCCGGTCTTCTTTTAGGTATCGAGCGTTAGCTCTTGCGTAAATCACCGTTAACCGGCATTCAGCTGACGTTTATATTCCTGAATTTTAGCCACCAACGTTTTACGGGCTTTATTCTGCATTGGTTCATTCATTGGCAAATCAACACGCATCGGATCGACCGGGCGATTGTTCACATGGAATTCATAATGCAGATGTGGACCGGTAGAACGACCAGTGTTGCCTGATAATGCGATCACTTGGCCCATTTTGACTTTCTGGCCAGGTTTCACCATGGATTTGCTTAAATGCATATACACAGTGCTGTAACGACCACTGTGGCGTAAAACCAGATAAATACCCATATCAGGATGACGCGTCGCTTTGACGACTACAGCATCTGCTGGCGCCTGAACAGGTGTTCCTACATGTACGGAGAAGTCTGTACCATTGTGAGCCATCACGCGACCTGTAACTGGGTTAAGTCGGTGAGGGTTAAATCCAGAGCTCACTTTAGTTGAAGATGGGATTGGGAAACGCATGAACTTACCACTTTGGGTCATGCTCAAGCTGCTGCCTTCATCATCATAAAACTGATTATCGTCGCTACTACGGAATGCAGAATAAGTTTTTCCTTTAGAACCGATAATAACGGCTAACACACGTGCATCGCTGACTGCTTTTCCGCCGACAGCATTACGATCGAATAATACCTTGAAGGTATCGCCTTTTTTCAGAT comes from the uncultured Tolumonas sp. genome and includes:
- a CDS encoding PilZ domain-containing protein, coding for MESPLASAILEQLQPLFVEPDFDTLFNRLTEGESKSARFLLKMELNRLWSPCIRIMDMRSKGYPCQMVQHAGIQHYLGEHDNKIFQQALERYQQRYTTGVYETVIANAKPQHNQANEAKQATTTSRLQIRTLEFGSYHQGREERIHYSSPVTLLLANGQTIKAKTSNLSVNGIRIVLLEPSSYELGQSCQILFSGLQKEQPEEIIFSPARYQIRGEEHHEQQSWLRLSCEDPRPEFKEYLRNFIQQNKTRYRVSIDFAFTATEIKGFEQFYLPRLTGLPLFFSHDKEIKLEYALKTENNQQELEYWRNERNSDQLAGLFQPARMERLLAQHAKQKSILIYCFAHTIRSHIYFFSATEEELKEKGLKALFFSVGSKRNSWRVYNLTIQAVDPQLDLDKLIDNNISMEQYRNGLAHQLQQFRYIGQLTPINMDNHLEDFQSWQPTQNDANLLQCFGHQLDATPFQIELLYYAQLRREPRYMHKTPTVVKLGEQALIGWTRDISTLGLQVELEAALPCKIGDVIQLSLPKMQGLIKKMDLSDLKYRIVNINNTRTVLHLTIEGNENTHIGREFFQMLIEQNQKKLTMTKEQRHYRGMANSLRNLFVNYQFNYALYVDRHYASKLGILGIGQTPHSLDNLLLNVERTKADLSPLLKGDILKQALIIPLHQARREDRPQAVELYILHKQLQQGKQQDLIRLSDDFLNTSERKDFVNRALALGEFYSVQLHISRTGRPDMEYLAKELHYIAKYAIHKAKQLEEALWSVVGVCDVIDTTEATLQRLDIKH
- the radA gene encoding DNA repair protein RadA, coding for MAKSKVAYVCNECGAESARWQGQCSECKAWNTITEIRLGPSATTNKMQRTGYAGELTSKVQTLAEVSLAELPRISSGYKELDRVLGGGIVPGSAMLIGGHPGAGKSTLLLQTMCSLADRMPVLYVTGEESLQQVAMRAHRLGLPNDKLRMLAETSVEQICHLALQEKPAVMVIDSIQVMHVADVTSSPGSVSQVRESAAHLTRFAKQHQVAIFMVGHVTKDGALAGPKVLEHCVDCSVLLEGDADSRYRTLRCQKNRFGAINELGVFAMTSQGMKEVSNPSAIFLNRGEAESAGSVVMVIWEGTRPLLVELQALVDYSQLANPRRLAVGAEHNRLAMLLAVMHRHGGIQMSDQDVFINVVGGVKVEETSADLALIAAMVSSFRDNPLPKDLIIFGEVGLSGEIRPVPSGQERLQEAAKHGFRQAIIPKANMPKHEITGMKIMPVTCLQEAIELL
- a CDS encoding PilZ domain-containing protein, which encodes MIERRRFFRAVYSTPARLQQGEQIWSTTLLDLSLQGALLARPKQWTDQNTGLFTLSFSLADSEIQINMEVEPTHLDSKKLGVYCHHIDIDSASHLRRLIELNAGDTELLLREFAHLLEDHQEHERTHPSDSE
- the rsd gene encoding sigma D regulator is translated as MLVTLDKIRQQVAGKHPAIDSWLDVRRNLLVEYMQLAGLMPPYRKVQPTNQALSDFCDHLVDYVSAGHFEIYEILIQAYEQTKDKHLSLTNRLIDRIQDTTESILDFNERYGDIKDDEMPELETDLSQLGLALEERFKLEDRLVLVLNVLGNTESSEKSATTA
- the hemE gene encoding uroporphyrinogen decarboxylase; translated protein: MIKIENDRYLRALLRQPVDRTPVWLMRQAGRYLPEYRALRAEAGDFMALCQTPELACEVTLQPLRRYALDAAILFSDILTIPDAMGLGLTFGAGEGPKFANTIQHQRDVDALPLPDPEGELRYVMDAVRTIKKALAQQVPLIGFSGSPWTLATYMVEGGSSKQFSRIKQMMYREPHLLHGLLSKLATSVTQYLNAQIAAGADALMIFDTWGGVLSHQDYRDFSLQYMTQIVQGLHRHYEGRTIPVTLFTKGGGQWLEAIAASGCDAIGLDWTTDIAVARQRVGDKVALQGNMDPAVLYGDDALVKAKVQDILGRYGHGSGHIFNLGHGITPDIDPERVSTFVDAVHQFSETYHQA